A window of the Arachis duranensis cultivar V14167 chromosome 5, aradu.V14167.gnm2.J7QH, whole genome shotgun sequence genome harbors these coding sequences:
- the LOC107491249 gene encoding LOW QUALITY PROTEIN: S-adenosylmethionine decarboxylase proenzyme (The sequence of the model RefSeq protein was modified relative to this genomic sequence to represent the inferred CDS: inserted 1 base in 1 codon), whose product MAMAVPVSAIGFEGYEKRLEICFSRPGLFSDPGGKGLRSLTKSQLDEILAPAECTIVSSLSSEDVDSYVLSESSLFVYPYKIIIKTCGTTKLLLSIPPILRLAETLSLNVKSVRYTRGSFIFPGAQSFPHRSFSEEVAILDSHFGKLGSGSMAYVMGGGIDKPQKWHVYSASAESVSPCDSVYTLEMCMTGLDREKALVFYXSVEGAAVSTIHVTPEDGFSYASFETVGYDLKVVNLNDLVESVLACFQPTEFSMAIHVDCSSKSFEQSCLLDVKGYYREERSHEGIGMGGSVVYQKFVKTSDCGSPRSTLKCWKDEEEEE is encoded by the exons ATGGCCATGGCAGTGCCAGTTTCTGCTATTGGTTTTGAAGGCTACGAAAAGAGGTTGGAAATATGCTTTTCCCGCCCTGGACTCTTTTCTGACCCTGGAGGAAAGGGTCTAAGGTCTCTCACCAAGTCCCAGTTGGATGAGATTCTTGCTCCAGCTGAGTGCACCATTGTTTCTTCGCTTTCAAGCGAGGACGTTGACTCCTATGTTCTTTCTGAGTCAAGCCTCTTCGTTTATCCCTACAAGATTATCATCAAAACTTGTGGTACTACTAAGTTATTGCTTTCAATCCCACCCATATTGCGGTTGGCTGAGACCCTTTCACTTAATGTCAAATCTGTGAGGTATACCCGAGGAAGTTTCATTTTTCCTGGTGCCCAGTCCTTCCCACACCGCAGCTTCTCCGAAGAAGTTGCCATTCTGGATAGCCATTTTGGGAAGCTTGGTTCAGGCAGCATGGCTTACGTTATGGGCGGTGGCATAGACAAACCACAGAAATGGCATGTTTACTCTGCTTCTGCAGAATCTGTGAGCCCATGCGACTCTGTATACACACTTGAAATGTGCATGACTGGATTGGACAGAGAGAAAGCACTTGTTTTCT ATTCTGTCGAAGGTGCTGCTGTTTCTACCATTCATGTTACTCCAGAAGATGGTTTCAGCTATGCAAGCTTTGAAACAGTGGGATATGATTTGAAAGTGGTCAATCTGAACGATCTAGTTGAGAGTGTGTTGGCATGCTTCCAACCTACTGAGTTTTCGATGGCGATTCATGTTGACTGTTCAAGCAAGTCATTTGAGCAGAGCTGTTTGCTGGATGTTAAGGGATACTATCGTGAAGAGAGGAGCCACGAGGGGATTGGAATGGGTGGTTCTGTTGTCTATCAGAAGTTCGTCAAGACTTCTGATTGTGGTTCACCTAGATCAACTCTGAAGTGCTggaaagatgaagaggaagaggagtaG